In the genome of Polaromonas vacuolata, the window ATCAAGTCGGCAATAGCTTCAGCTTGCGCCAAATCTATCTTGTCATTAAGAAAAGCTCGCTCGGTAAATTCTCCTGGCCTAGCCAGTCGTAGCCTTGATAAAACAGCCTTCTGGTTATGCGTGTTAATGGCCGATGCAGCCTCAAGGCAACGTGCCAGCAGTAGTTGCAGCACCACTTGACCACCGTGTGCCTGCAGTTCTAATACATCTTCGCCCGTGTAAGAAAACGGCGCAGGAAAAAAAATCGCCAAACCTTGGTCAATGATGGCGCCAGCCGCGTCTCGAAACGGCAGATAGCTCGCTTGCCGCGGCTGTAACTCACGCCCGCAAACTGCGCGCACCAAACCCACCAAGTCTTTGCCCGAAATTCGAACAATCCCAACCGCGCCTCGACCAGGTGCAGTTGCGATAGCAGCGATAGGATCTTGGTGTTTGACCAGCATAAAAAGCGCTCAATTCAATAAAAGAAAAAATGAAAAAAGGCCGCGAAGCATTATTGCCAGCGGCCTTTTTTAAGAACGAAGCCTCAGCTTACTTGAACTTAGGCAAGTTAAATTGTGGCGGCACACCCATACGCGTATTGATCATCCACTGCTGCGCAATCGAGAGTATGTTGTTGGTTATCCAATACAAAACCAGACCGGCGGGGAAAGTAAAGAACATCACACTAAAAGCCAGCGGCATGATCCACATTAGCTTGGCTTGCATAGGATCCGGCGGTGCAGGGTTGAGCGCTGTTTGCAGCAAAGTCGTCAATGTCATCACCACCGGCAATATGAATAGCGGATCTTTTGCTGACAAATCGGTAATCCACAAAATCCACGGCGCATTACGCATTTCAACACTGGAGAGCAGCACCCAGTAAAGGGCAATAAACACCGGTATCTGAATCATGATGGGAAAGCAACCGCCCATAGGATTGACTTTTTCATCCTTGTACATTTTCATCATGGCTTGCTGCATTTCTTGCGGCTTGTCCTTAAGACGTTCGCGCATCTCCATGATTTTTGGATTGATGGCTTTCATTTTTGCCATGCTGGAGTAAGCCTTGGCGTTGAGCCAGTAAAACGCAATCTTCAGCAAAAGAACCAGCGCCATGATGGACCAGCCCCAGTTTTGTATGACTGTGTGCAATTTATCCAACAGCCAATAAAGTGGCTTAGCCAAAATCGTCAACCAACCGTAGTCTTTGACCAGCTCTAAACCAGGACTGATGGTTTCGAGAATTTTTTCTTGTTGCGGGCCGGCAAAAAACTTCACATCTATCTGCTTGCTTTGCCCTGGTGCGATTGATTCAAACGGTGTGATCATTCCAACCGCATAAAGATTGTTATCAACCTTGCGTGTGAACAAGTCGCGTTGTATGCCATCACCTAAAATCCAAGCGGACGCAAAGTAGTGCTGAACCATGGCCACGTAACCGTTAGTGGCTACCTTTTCAACGTCGACTTTATTGCTTTCAATATTTTTGAAATCAACTTTTTGGTATTTCTTAGCTTCGGTATAAACCGCAGGACCAGTGAAAGTTGAATAAAAAGAAGATCCGCCTGGAGGCGCATTGCCATCGCGGACTAATTGAAGATAAAGCTGTGGTGAAACTGGCGTGGTGCCGACGTTGAGCACTTCATGGCGCACAGTAACTTGGTAAACGCCACGTTTAAACGTATAGGTTTTAATCAGTTTTACGCCGCCGACTTCTTGCGACTCAAAGCGAAGCTCTAATTGATTTTGACCAGACTGCAATGTGCGCTCGCCGGGAACCGCTGTCATCATGGTTTGGTGGGTTGGAAAAGCACTACCGGCCGTACCAGCGATCAAGCCCGTTTGAGCTAAGTAAACACGCTCAGGACTTTGGTCAAAAAGAACAAAGCCGTCAGCATTTTCTGCAGCGTTTCTAAACTTCTTAAAAGAAGAGTGCACCAGTGTGCCGCCTTCAGTATCAAAGGTCAGTTCTAGTAAATCAGTGTTGATCACCACTTGTTCTCTGACCGCAGGCATAGCCGCAGCAGGTGCGCCACCAGGGACTGCAGCCACACCTATGGACGCAGCTGCAGGCGTAGCAGATGCAGAAGGGACTGAAGAAACAGCACCGGTCTTAGCAACAGGTGTCGAATCTGGCGCAGTGACAGCAGAGGTTGCACCCGGAAAGAAGGTTGGCTTTTGACCATTGAAAACCTGCCATTGATCCCACAGTAAAACCATAGAAAAACCAAAGATAACCCATAAGATGGTTCGGCGAATGTCGTTCATTTCGGGTTCTTTTTAGATGATGTTGATGTCACGGGTATGACCAATCGTGTAAATAAGGATTTTTGAGCTGCTGCGCTACTGGCCTTATGCTTTTTCAAAGGCACTGGATCAAATCCACCATCACACCAAGGATGACAGCGACCAAGACGTTTGAGCGTCATGTAACTACCTATCGCTGCGCCATGAATCTCTAATGCTTGCAGACTATAAGTGGAACAACTGGGCTCAAACCTACAGTTGTTACCCAAGCTAGCGCTAAGAAAAAGCCGATAAGCTTTCACCAAAATAATTAGCAGTGTGCGAGGAAAATTGAATAGAAAAATGACGACCGGCTTGGCCGCTAATTTGGTCAACATGTCTGTCAGCAACATTAGCGAGCAGTAGCGCCGTCGCGCATCAATGTTTCCAATTCGTTGCGCACAGCAAGTTTGAGGTGTTCAGAACTTGCACTGAGAAATTCTTTACGTGAAAACTCACGCCGCAAGCGCACCAAAAAGGCGGCTTCAGGGTATTCATCACAGAAAACTGAACTCACAATGTAAATTTGTCTCTTGATAGCGTTACGCGTAACCGCCCGTTTGGCCCAACGCTTAGGCACCATAGCGCCTAACCAAATATCTTGAACTGGGAACAAAGAACATGTCACCTGTGCAGCACCGGATAAATCTTTTGGTTTTTTAACGGTCAGCGCGTTGCGATGCAAAGCAAAGTGTTCTGTCCTCGCGACCACAGAACCAGCAAGAACTGCTTGGAACTGAGGGCGAGTTAGAAGTCGCTGCATAAGACTTTGTAAACCGCAGCATAATTTTTAACCGAAAGCAAAGTCTAAAGACTCAATGCCTTGGCTTTCAAAAAATGTTGCAGTCTTAACTGTAATTAAACAGCCAAGCGTTTACGGCCTTTTGCACGGCGTGCAGCAATCACGGCACGACCGCCACGAGTTTTCATACGGGTAAGAAAACCGTGCGTACGTGCGCGCTTGACTTTGGAAGGTTGATATGTGCGTTTCATGATAAATCCTACTAGCTTAGAGCTACAAAACTTTCCCGGAGATTCGAATGATCTTGGTGGCCGCACAATACGGCCAA includes:
- the yidD gene encoding membrane protein insertion efficiency factor YidD, with protein sequence MLTKLAAKPVVIFLFNFPRTLLIILVKAYRLFLSASLGNNCRFEPSCSTYSLQALEIHGAAIGSYMTLKRLGRCHPWCDGGFDPVPLKKHKASSAAAQKSLFTRLVIPVTSTSSKKNPK
- a CDS encoding ribonuclease P protein component translates to MQRLLTRPQFQAVLAGSVVARTEHFALHRNALTVKKPKDLSGAAQVTCSLFPVQDIWLGAMVPKRWAKRAVTRNAIKRQIYIVSSVFCDEYPEAAFLVRLRREFSRKEFLSASSEHLKLAVRNELETLMRDGATAR
- the yidC gene encoding membrane protein insertase YidC, which produces MNDIRRTILWVIFGFSMVLLWDQWQVFNGQKPTFFPGATSAVTAPDSTPVAKTGAVSSVPSASATPAAASIGVAAVPGGAPAAAMPAVREQVVINTDLLELTFDTEGGTLVHSSFKKFRNAAENADGFVLFDQSPERVYLAQTGLIAGTAGSAFPTHQTMMTAVPGERTLQSGQNQLELRFESQEVGGVKLIKTYTFKRGVYQVTVRHEVLNVGTTPVSPQLYLQLVRDGNAPPGGSSFYSTFTGPAVYTEAKKYQKVDFKNIESNKVDVEKVATNGYVAMVQHYFASAWILGDGIQRDLFTRKVDNNLYAVGMITPFESIAPGQSKQIDVKFFAGPQQEKILETISPGLELVKDYGWLTILAKPLYWLLDKLHTVIQNWGWSIMALVLLLKIAFYWLNAKAYSSMAKMKAINPKIMEMRERLKDKPQEMQQAMMKMYKDEKVNPMGGCFPIMIQIPVFIALYWVLLSSVEMRNAPWILWITDLSAKDPLFILPVVMTLTTLLQTALNPAPPDPMQAKLMWIMPLAFSVMFFTFPAGLVLYWITNNILSIAQQWMINTRMGVPPQFNLPKFK
- the rpmH gene encoding 50S ribosomal protein L34, which produces MKRTYQPSKVKRARTHGFLTRMKTRGGRAVIAARRAKGRKRLAV